The Cutaneotrichosporon cavernicola HIS019 DNA, chromosome: 3 region CTTGGCTTGGGATCTTGAGCTTGTTACCCCCCATCTGACTTTCACCCAACTTCAAAAAATCCCGTGTCATGCCACCACGTGGTGATATCAACTACCAGCAACTAGACTACCTTGAAGCAAcaaccaccttcctccaccccaTCCGACACTAGACTGTACTCGTCATCTTATCGACGCGCACTTCATCTCGCACGATGGactcctccccacccccagAGGGTACGTTTGGCTCTCCATCCGACTTTCTCAAGAACATTGTTGGcaagaaggtcaaggtcCGCATCGCCAGCGGCATCGACTACCATGGTGAGTGTACTTTGGCTCGTTCTTCCCGAGACATATGCCTCGCGTGACCCGCTAACACCAGGCACCCTCTCCTGCCTCGACGGATACATGaacgtcgccctcgaggacacGGAGGAGTACGCCCACGGCCGCCTGACGGCAAAATACGGCGACACGTTCCTGCGCGGCAACAACGGTGAGTGTGCAGAACTGGCAGGCAACATAGTTTAAGCGGTGACTTGAACTGACGTCAGTGCTCTACATCTCGGCACTCGAGGACTTGTAACACATGTATATGATAGAGGGTAGTGGCTGGGAATGGTGATTTTGATCTGACTGCAGCTGCAATTCCATTCATTGAGTGTAGCGGCTGGGTGGATACTGATTTCTAATGTGTTGCGCGTCCCCTGGCGTATCCGAGGATGGCGGACGATGAAAGTTGCAAGAAGGAGTGCAGGAGGTGGACGCTGGGATAGATGGGCCTATACGCAATACGAGGCAGAGCGGGAAGACGGACTGCTTCACCGCATGGAGTGCTACAGCTCAGTACGAGCGATGACGGTTGTGCTACACAAGTCTACTTGCGTGCATGAAGAATAGCATCACACCCAAAACTACATTAATTGTACATGGCCAGATCGCAAGACGGACAGCAGCGTGGTAATTCTAGTGCCGCCACGGCTGCTTAAAAGCACTCCTGGCCCGAGCCGATATAGTCCTTGCCGAGCAGCTCCGGCGCGGCCAGTGTGCCCTTCTCAATGGCGTCGACAGCAGCAACAAGGTCGGCTTGCATGCCGTCCGTGACCATTGAGTCGCCCTTGTACTCTGGGTGTGCAGTGAAGAAGTTGCGGATCCAAGTGGCGGGAGTGACAAGCTCGCCCTTTGCACGCATCTtgatgaggtcgaggtaCGTGCGGATCCTGCATTTGGTGGCAATGTCCGTGTTGATGCTGTTGAGATAGG contains the following coding sequences:
- the LSM6 gene encoding uncharacterized protein (snRNP Sm proteins) — protein: MDSSPPPEGTFGSPSDFLKNIVGKKVKVRIASGIDYHGTLSCLDGYMNVALEDTEEYAHGRLTAKYGDTFLRGNNVLYISALEDL